A portion of the Halalkalicoccus subterraneus genome contains these proteins:
- a CDS encoding ATP-grasp domain-containing protein gives MLTLALSTRAETYDRLDRDLPEYGIEVRHLETTGRTTLISPDTTLAEEVDVGLVFPSRLVEGGVASVLADVPWVNDREAIVTSRNKAEVLARLARAGVPTPESVLVSNPVGQGELRAVFERFDPPVVIKPNSATRGTGIALAHDLDSFLGICDYLSLIHEFPATDDKSFLIQEYLPEARDYRAMIVDGEYVGAVEREGTGWKHNVHAGARATGVALPGDLRRLAERAANVLGIPFLGVDLLVSEGRAVVSETNARPTVDEATKYEPDFDDRLAKLIHARTRN, from the coding sequence GTGCTCACGCTCGCGCTCTCGACGCGCGCGGAGACCTACGACCGACTCGATCGGGACCTCCCCGAGTACGGTATCGAGGTCCGTCACCTCGAAACGACCGGCCGAACCACGCTGATTTCTCCCGACACGACCCTCGCCGAGGAGGTCGACGTCGGTCTCGTCTTTCCCTCACGGCTCGTGGAAGGCGGCGTCGCCAGCGTGCTCGCCGACGTTCCGTGGGTCAACGACCGCGAAGCGATCGTGACCTCGCGGAACAAAGCCGAAGTGCTCGCCCGTCTCGCCCGCGCGGGTGTTCCAACTCCCGAGAGCGTCCTCGTCTCGAACCCGGTCGGGCAGGGGGAGCTTCGGGCGGTTTTCGAACGTTTCGACCCGCCAGTGGTGATTAAACCGAACTCCGCGACCCGCGGAACCGGTATCGCGCTCGCACACGATCTGGACTCGTTTCTCGGAATCTGTGATTACCTCTCGTTGATCCACGAGTTCCCCGCGACCGACGACAAATCGTTTCTCATCCAGGAGTACCTGCCCGAAGCCCGCGATTACCGTGCGATGATCGTCGACGGAGAGTACGTCGGCGCGGTCGAGCGTGAGGGGACCGGTTGGAAACACAACGTCCACGCGGGCGCACGTGCAACGGGTGTGGCACTTCCCGGCGATCTGCGGAGACTCGCGGAACGGGCCGCGAACGTCCTCGGGATCCCGTTTCTCGGCGTCGATCTGCTCGTTTCGGAGGGGCGGGCGGTCGTCTCGGAGACCAACGCCCGGCCGACCGTCGACGAGGCGACCAAGTACGAACCCGACTTCGACGACCGGCTTGCGAAACTGATCCACGCGCGTACACGGAACTGA